The following proteins are encoded in a genomic region of Maribacter hydrothermalis:
- a CDS encoding cellulose synthase family protein, translating into MALALAYFIIVVYSISLLLIFFYSLAQLNLLFNYLSQKRQDQTAPKYNLLDPKEIPFVTIQLPVFNEEYVMDRLLENIAKIEYPKSKLEIQVLDDSTDDTVITTAASVAKLQETGLDIQHITRTDRSGFKAGALKEGLKIAKGEFIAIFDADFLPDADWLKKTVIYFKDEEIGVVQTRWGHLNRDYSTLTKIQAFALDAHFTLEQVGRNSKGHFINFNGTAGIWRKECIIDAGNWEGDTLTEDLDLSYRAQLKNWKFKYLEDVETPAELPVVISAARSQQFRWNKGGAENFRKTVWNVVAAKNIPFKTKFHGVMHLLNSSMFLCVFLVAILSIPSLYIKNTYGHLDWVFSLLSLFAVSTIILFVCYWFTYKSIQGSGFNNFIDYIRIFFTFFSVALGFSLHNTIAVIEGHMGKRSEFVRTPKFNISTLKQSWKGNKYLAKKLSPNMILEFALMVYFMFGMYSAIPLNDFGLFPFHFMLFLGFGFVFFKSLTSRA; encoded by the coding sequence ATGGCATTAGCACTAGCGTATTTTATCATTGTAGTTTATAGTATTTCTTTACTATTAATTTTCTTTTATAGCTTGGCGCAGCTGAATCTTTTATTTAATTACCTATCGCAAAAAAGACAAGATCAAACGGCACCAAAGTATAATTTACTAGACCCAAAAGAAATACCGTTCGTAACCATACAACTTCCTGTTTTTAATGAGGAATATGTAATGGATCGTTTATTGGAAAACATCGCGAAAATTGAATATCCTAAAAGCAAGTTAGAGATACAGGTTTTAGATGATTCTACCGATGACACCGTTATTACTACAGCCGCCAGTGTTGCCAAACTACAGGAAACCGGTTTAGACATACAACATATTACAAGGACAGATCGTTCTGGCTTTAAAGCCGGTGCCTTAAAAGAAGGGCTAAAAATCGCCAAAGGTGAGTTCATTGCCATTTTCGATGCTGATTTTTTACCCGATGCAGACTGGTTAAAGAAAACGGTCATCTATTTTAAAGATGAAGAAATAGGTGTGGTACAAACGCGTTGGGGGCACTTAAACCGTGACTACTCTACCTTAACAAAAATACAAGCTTTTGCACTTGATGCTCACTTTACATTAGAGCAAGTTGGCCGCAACAGTAAAGGGCATTTTATCAATTTTAATGGCACTGCTGGTATTTGGCGTAAAGAGTGTATTATTGACGCAGGTAATTGGGAAGGCGATACGCTAACCGAAGATTTAGACCTTAGTTACCGTGCACAGTTAAAAAATTGGAAGTTCAAATATTTAGAAGACGTAGAGACTCCTGCTGAGCTTCCTGTCGTTATTAGTGCCGCGCGTTCTCAACAATTTCGTTGGAACAAAGGGGGAGCAGAGAATTTTAGAAAAACAGTTTGGAACGTAGTTGCCGCAAAGAATATCCCTTTTAAGACAAAGTTTCATGGCGTTATGCACTTATTAAATAGCTCTATGTTCTTATGTGTTTTCTTGGTTGCCATATTAAGCATACCATCGCTTTATATTAAAAATACCTACGGTCATTTAGACTGGGTTTTTTCGTTATTAAGCTTATTTGCCGTAAGTACCATAATATTATTTGTTTGCTACTGGTTTACCTATAAGAGCATACAAGGTAGCGGCTTCAATAATTTTATAGATTATATACGCATATTTTTTACCTTCTTCTCGGTAGCCTTAGGCTTCTCCTTACACAACACTATTGCTGTTATAGAAGGCCATATGGGTAAACGAAGTGAGTTTGTACGTACTCCAAAATTTAATATCAGCACGTTAAAACAAAGCTGGAAAGGCAACAAATACTTAGCTAAAAAATTATCGCCTAACATGATTTTGGAATTTGCCTTAATGGTTTACTTTATGTTTGGCATGTACAGTGCAATACCTTTAAATGATTTTGGATTGTTTCCTTTTCACTTTATGCTATTCTTGGGCTTCGGATTTGTATTCTTTAAATCATTGACCTCAAGAGCTTAA
- a CDS encoding glycosyltransferase family 2 protein, whose protein sequence is MTDIKVIIPAFNEADSIAHVINELPKMVSEVIVVNNNSTDDTVINAEAAGATVLTETRKGYGYACLKGLDYVASKSKQPNIIVFIDGDYSDYPEELVKVVAPILENDIDFVVGARNKNLREEGSMTPQQVFGNWLATFLMKLFFGANFTDLGPFRAIKYEKLKELDMEDKTYGWTVEMQLKVLKKKMTYTEVPVRYKRRIGVSKVSGTVKGSIFAGIKILGWIFKYSIK, encoded by the coding sequence ATGACAGACATTAAAGTAATTATACCGGCTTTTAATGAAGCAGATTCTATTGCACATGTTATCAACGAACTACCTAAAATGGTTTCTGAGGTAATCGTCGTCAACAATAATTCTACGGACGATACGGTAATAAATGCAGAAGCAGCGGGAGCTACTGTACTTACCGAAACTAGAAAAGGATATGGCTATGCTTGTCTAAAGGGATTAGATTATGTAGCATCGAAATCCAAACAGCCAAATATAATCGTATTTATTGACGGAGACTATTCTGATTATCCTGAAGAGTTGGTTAAGGTAGTAGCTCCTATTTTGGAAAATGACATCGATTTTGTTGTTGGCGCAAGAAATAAAAACTTAAGAGAAGAGGGGTCAATGACTCCGCAACAAGTTTTTGGCAACTGGTTGGCAACGTTTTTAATGAAACTATTCTTTGGTGCAAATTTTACGGATTTAGGCCCTTTTAGAGCAATAAAATACGAAAAGCTCAAAGAATTGGACATGGAAGATAAAACTTATGGGTGGACGGTTGAAATGCAATTAAAAGTACTTAAGAAAAAGATGACATATACCGAAGTGCCAGTACGTTACAAACGACGAATTGGTGTATCAAAAGTATCAGGAACCGTAAAAGGTAGTATATTTGCAGGCATAAAAATTTTGGGGTGGATCTTCAAATACAGCATTAAATAA
- a CDS encoding DUF547 domain-containing protein has protein sequence MQKTLIQSLFFLLIVTSVSAQDVAAFFSKSDSFFKTNVIDGRVEYAAIKSNPKALNEVLNSAKGISVSKSDTATYKAFWINAYNLLVIDGIVKNYPLKSPLDVAGFFDKIKHEVGGRSITLNDIENDLLRAEFPTEARFHFVLVCAGLGCPPIVNTAYTPNILESQLQMQTVLALNNPNFIKVNENKVEISQLFEWYKSDFEQKGSIVDFINIYRKEQLPENAKISYYPYDWSLNEAN, from the coding sequence ATGCAAAAAACTTTAATACAGTCATTGTTTTTCCTTTTAATAGTAACCAGTGTTTCTGCACAAGATGTAGCCGCGTTTTTTAGTAAGAGCGACAGTTTTTTTAAAACCAACGTGATTGATGGAAGGGTAGAATACGCAGCAATAAAAAGTAATCCTAAAGCTTTAAACGAAGTCTTGAATTCTGCCAAAGGGATATCGGTTTCTAAATCTGATACAGCAACATACAAAGCTTTTTGGATCAATGCGTATAATCTACTGGTTATTGATGGTATCGTTAAAAATTATCCCTTAAAATCACCTTTGGACGTAGCGGGATTTTTCGATAAAATAAAGCATGAAGTTGGGGGAAGGTCAATAACCCTAAATGATATAGAGAACGATTTATTAAGAGCCGAATTCCCAACGGAAGCACGGTTTCATTTTGTGCTGGTATGTGCCGGTTTAGGATGTCCACCAATTGTAAACACGGCTTACACTCCTAATATATTAGAAAGTCAATTGCAGATGCAGACCGTTTTGGCATTGAACAATCCTAACTTTATAAAAGTGAATGAGAATAAAGTCGAGATTTCACAATTGTTCGAGTGGTACAAAAGCGATTTTGAGCAAAAAGGAAGTATTGTAGATTTTATCAATATCTATAGAAAAGAGCAATTACCAGAGAATGCGAAGATTTCCTATTACCCTTACGATTGGTCTTTGAACGAAGCTAATTGA
- a CDS encoding toxin-antitoxin system YwqK family antitoxin: MRRLFKFVFFLLICFVLVAFNSTEDKRYERTYYDDGTLASEGWLRFNVKTDYWAFYHPNGKLSEKGYYKYDKRQHYWFFYNEHRVRTKEGSFKDNEEIGWWLFYDTKGRINHKCQLTNGIKNGYCLKYKDAKLISAEKYKEGDKIKEWTTFSAFTAEKSLSDLK; encoded by the coding sequence ATGAGGAGGCTATTTAAATTCGTTTTTTTTCTACTTATTTGTTTTGTTCTAGTCGCTTTTAATAGCACTGAAGACAAACGTTATGAGCGTACCTATTATGATGATGGTACATTAGCTAGTGAAGGATGGTTGCGTTTTAATGTAAAAACCGATTACTGGGCTTTCTACCACCCAAACGGTAAACTTTCTGAAAAAGGATATTATAAGTATGATAAAAGACAGCACTATTGGTTCTTTTACAATGAACATAGAGTACGAACAAAAGAAGGAAGCTTTAAAGATAATGAGGAAATAGGTTGGTGGCTGTTTTACGATACAAAAGGACGTATAAATCACAAATGCCAGTTAACCAATGGAATTAAAAATGGATATTGTTTAAAGTACAAGGATGCTAAGTTAATTTCTGCCGAAAAATATAAAGAAGGTGATAAAATTAAGGAATGGACCACTTTCAGTGCTTTTACCGCTGAAAAAAGTTTATCAGATTTAAAATAA
- a CDS encoding alpha-L-rhamnosidase-related protein encodes MNRFLSLLFFLSISVQSQTELNYPEVVYGKENIKASWVSHPDVKGGEDIAVLFRNTFNIIDSKADFIINISADNHYFLYVNGEFVTHGPQLSDIKHYKYETLNVKDYLNPGKNIVAVKVINFGKRRFLGMQSIFTSVMVNGVTENAKIINTTGFNDTWVSTIDKSYKANEVVWRGDGEKAIVGGFYANNPTDIVDMNHYPTHWETLNFDDSGWKKVAFFENASSMGGSIAYLLEPRNLPLLSWDKEQIASIVRSSKPLATEFPVLGTLTLAPNTKTTFLLDQQYVTNGFPELLFSKGKSAIITIKYAENLFGPNNEKGDRNDIANKNLLGYYDEIISNGRDAQKFIPNWMRTFRFIEFEIETKDQELILEKFVNHRSRTTIPSIAQFESDDKMYNDIFDICKRTIDICTQDYFLSDAYYETMQYVGDSKIQGLIWEALSGNAEHTKNAIRQFDHSRDSDGNILGAYPLRSTFIYPTYSLVWVDMIADQYNSSGDKEFIHTYKDGIINTLAGFEKNMNDLNLVNKTPYRYFVDWYTGPNNGSGTATKNDGLNSAVVSLHYVHALQNASGLFKAIGDEHTSVKYKNRAQEIIKSVYELCYDTDRNLFAERPDKTIYDQHTNIMAILTDAIPQNEQRALLNKILNEKDLLQATYYYRFYLFEAIKKVGAPELFDVAQKPWEQMINDHMSTTLERFESIEKPTRSEVHPWSASPAYFYFNYLAGIRSVQNDFEEVQIAPAFGKLNEIAGLLPTSKGTIEFKLKRNKNNLSAEITIPKRMKGHLIWQGTERELKEGKNTYIIKNTL; translated from the coding sequence ATGAATCGCTTTTTATCCTTGCTGTTTTTTCTGTCAATTTCTGTTCAATCACAAACGGAACTTAATTATCCTGAGGTTGTTTATGGCAAAGAAAATATTAAAGCCAGTTGGGTTAGTCACCCAGATGTAAAAGGCGGTGAGGACATTGCGGTTTTATTTCGCAATACATTTAATATTATTGATTCCAAGGCTGATTTTATCATCAATATTTCTGCGGACAACCATTACTTTTTATATGTAAACGGTGAATTTGTTACCCACGGTCCGCAGTTAAGCGACATTAAGCATTACAAATATGAAACGCTAAACGTAAAAGATTACCTAAACCCAGGAAAAAATATCGTTGCCGTTAAGGTGATAAATTTTGGTAAAAGGAGGTTTTTAGGTATGCAGTCTATTTTCACCAGTGTCATGGTAAACGGTGTTACCGAAAATGCTAAAATCATTAATACCACCGGATTCAATGATACCTGGGTAAGCACCATTGACAAATCGTACAAAGCGAATGAAGTCGTTTGGAGAGGTGATGGAGAAAAGGCTATCGTTGGCGGATTCTATGCCAACAACCCTACCGATATTGTTGACATGAACCACTACCCTACACATTGGGAAACGTTGAATTTTGATGATTCCGGATGGAAAAAAGTGGCGTTTTTCGAGAATGCCAGTAGTATGGGCGGCTCTATTGCCTATTTATTAGAACCTCGGAATTTACCTTTACTTTCTTGGGATAAGGAACAAATTGCAAGCATTGTTCGTTCTTCTAAACCACTTGCTACAGAATTTCCGGTATTGGGTACTTTGACACTTGCTCCCAACACAAAAACTACTTTTCTGTTAGACCAACAATATGTTACGAACGGCTTTCCTGAACTTTTATTCAGCAAAGGAAAATCGGCAATAATCACCATTAAATATGCCGAGAATCTTTTCGGTCCCAACAATGAAAAAGGGGATCGCAACGACATAGCAAACAAAAACCTTTTAGGCTACTACGACGAAATTATTTCTAACGGAAGGGATGCCCAAAAATTCATCCCAAATTGGATGCGCACCTTTCGTTTTATAGAATTTGAAATTGAGACTAAAGACCAGGAGCTTATTTTAGAAAAGTTTGTTAATCACCGGTCCAGAACTACCATACCCTCTATTGCCCAATTCGAGTCAGACGACAAAATGTACAACGACATTTTTGATATTTGTAAGCGTACTATCGATATCTGCACGCAAGACTATTTTTTAAGTGATGCCTACTATGAAACTATGCAATACGTAGGCGATAGTAAAATACAAGGTTTAATTTGGGAAGCTTTAAGCGGCAATGCCGAACATACTAAAAATGCCATTCGCCAATTTGATCATTCTAGAGATTCTGACGGGAACATTTTAGGCGCCTACCCATTGCGATCTACCTTTATTTACCCTACCTATTCTTTAGTTTGGGTAGATATGATTGCCGATCAGTACAATTCTTCTGGCGACAAAGAATTTATACATACCTACAAAGATGGTATTATAAATACGCTTGCCGGATTTGAAAAAAATATGAACGACCTTAATTTGGTCAACAAAACACCCTACCGCTATTTTGTAGATTGGTATACTGGACCTAATAACGGAAGCGGTACCGCTACTAAAAATGACGGACTCAATTCTGCCGTGGTAAGTTTACATTATGTGCATGCCTTGCAAAATGCTTCTGGTCTATTCAAAGCTATTGGTGACGAGCATACTTCCGTTAAATACAAAAATAGAGCGCAAGAGATCATCAAATCTGTTTACGAGCTTTGTTATGATACGGACAGAAACTTATTTGCCGAACGCCCAGATAAAACTATTTACGATCAGCATACCAATATTATGGCGATTTTGACCGATGCTATTCCACAAAATGAACAGCGTGCACTTTTAAACAAAATACTGAACGAAAAAGACTTATTGCAAGCCACCTACTATTACCGTTTTTATCTTTTTGAAGCGATTAAAAAAGTAGGTGCGCCTGAGTTATTTGATGTTGCCCAAAAACCTTGGGAGCAAATGATCAATGACCATATGTCCACTACTTTAGAACGGTTTGAGAGTATTGAGAAACCAACAAGGTCAGAGGTACACCCATGGAGTGCATCGCCCGCATATTTTTATTTTAATTATCTGGCAGGCATCCGATCGGTACAAAATGATTTTGAGGAAGTACAGATTGCCCCGGCTTTTGGCAAACTAAATGAAATTGCAGGTCTGCTTCCTACATCAAAAGGAACTATTGAATTTAAATTAAAGAGAAACAAAAATAACCTATCCGCCGAAATAACAATTCCAAAGCGCATGAAAGGACATTTAATTTGGCAAGGAACTGAAAGGGAACTAAAAGAAGGGAAAAACACGTATATCATTAAAAACACCTTATAA
- a CDS encoding NAD(P)/FAD-dependent oxidoreductase — MEHIVIIGNGISGTTLARHIRKLSDKKITIISAESDYFFSRTALMYVYMGHMKFEHTQPYENWFWKKNNIDLVNGFVDKVETDAKKLLLKGGTSISYDKLIIATGSKPNKIGWPGQGLKGVQGLYSKQDLEMLEKNAPNNKVCNRAVIVGGGLIGIEMAEMLRSREIPVTFLVREKSFWNGVLPAGESAMINEHILEHHIDLQLNTNLEKIISDENGRAKAVVTDKGETIECNVVGLTAGVTPNIDFLKDSDIELGKGVKVNRFLETNVKDIFAIGDCAEQHENIGHRRPIEAVWYTGRMMGEALAQTICGQKRAYNPGHWFNSAKFLDIEYQTYGWVFSEQSKKNTEQHFHWRHPQEKVCITVAFDNDSHKFLGINTFGIRMRHEIFDQWLTENKDMDHVMTFLKDANFDPEFYTLYEDEIVAKYNADFNKNISPKKKSWKRIFSIA; from the coding sequence ATGGAGCATATTGTAATAATTGGTAATGGGATTTCTGGGACCACTTTAGCTCGGCATATTCGAAAGCTATCAGACAAAAAAATCACTATTATTTCTGCAGAAAGTGACTATTTCTTCTCCCGTACCGCATTAATGTATGTCTACATGGGCCACATGAAATTTGAACACACACAACCTTACGAAAATTGGTTTTGGAAAAAAAACAACATTGACCTTGTAAATGGATTTGTAGATAAAGTAGAAACCGACGCCAAGAAACTACTTTTAAAAGGCGGCACTTCTATTTCCTATGACAAACTAATAATTGCAACAGGGTCTAAACCCAATAAGATTGGTTGGCCAGGACAAGGTTTAAAAGGTGTGCAAGGTCTGTATTCTAAACAAGACCTAGAAATGCTTGAAAAAAATGCACCTAATAACAAAGTTTGTAATCGTGCGGTTATCGTTGGTGGCGGACTTATTGGTATAGAAATGGCAGAAATGCTGCGTTCTCGTGAAATACCGGTTACTTTTTTGGTTCGCGAAAAGAGCTTTTGGAACGGTGTATTACCTGCAGGGGAATCTGCAATGATCAACGAACATATTCTGGAACATCATATCGATTTACAGTTAAACACCAACTTAGAAAAAATAATTTCCGATGAAAACGGCCGCGCAAAAGCGGTAGTCACAGATAAAGGCGAAACCATTGAATGTAACGTAGTTGGCTTAACTGCTGGGGTTACCCCCAATATAGATTTCCTAAAAGATTCCGACATTGAATTAGGTAAAGGTGTTAAGGTAAACCGTTTTTTAGAGACCAACGTAAAAGATATATTCGCAATTGGCGATTGTGCAGAGCAGCATGAAAATATTGGTCACAGAAGACCAATTGAAGCTGTTTGGTATACCGGTAGAATGATGGGCGAGGCGCTTGCACAAACTATTTGTGGACAAAAAAGAGCATACAACCCGGGTCATTGGTTCAACTCTGCTAAATTTTTAGATATAGAATACCAAACCTACGGATGGGTTTTTAGCGAACAAAGCAAAAAAAATACCGAACAACATTTTCATTGGCGTCACCCACAAGAAAAAGTATGTATTACAGTAGCTTTTGATAATGATAGCCACAAATTTTTAGGTATAAACACCTTTGGAATTCGAATGCGCCATGAAATTTTTGACCAATGGTTAACAGAAAACAAAGATATGGACCATGTTATGACCTTTTTAAAGGATGCCAATTTCGACCCGGAGTTCTATACACTTTATGAGGATGAAATTGTAGCTAAATACAATGCAGATTTTAATAAGAACATCAGCCCTAAGAAAAAAAGCTGGAAACGTATTTTCAGTATCGCATAA
- a CDS encoding tyrosine-type recombinase/integrase, giving the protein MNNATSSKMLSKEQVKKIFEATNNLKHLVALKLCYGAGLRVSEVVNIKINDIDSSRMVIHVVGAKGKKDRYVPLPEKLLPQLRDYFVKYRPKEYLFEGKYGGAYSKSSVQQVFKRAMKNAGVRKKIGIHGLRHSYATHLLESGADMRFIQELLGHNSIKTTQIYTKVTPQSLSNIKSPLDSF; this is encoded by the coding sequence ATGAATAATGCAACATCATCAAAAATGCTAAGTAAAGAGCAGGTAAAGAAAATTTTTGAGGCAACCAATAACTTAAAACATTTAGTAGCACTTAAATTGTGCTATGGGGCCGGTTTGCGAGTATCTGAGGTGGTTAATATTAAAATTAATGATATAGACAGTTCTAGAATGGTAATACATGTTGTTGGCGCTAAAGGTAAAAAGGACCGGTATGTTCCGCTACCCGAAAAACTGCTGCCACAGCTAAGGGATTATTTTGTAAAATATAGGCCAAAAGAATATTTATTTGAAGGAAAGTATGGTGGTGCTTATTCTAAAAGTTCTGTTCAACAAGTATTTAAACGAGCTATGAAAAATGCCGGTGTTCGTAAAAAAATTGGAATTCACGGTTTAAGGCATAGTTACGCAACCCATTTGTTAGAATCTGGGGCAGATATGCGTTTTATACAAGAATTGTTAGGTCATAATTCAATTAAGACAACACAAATTTACACTAAGGTGACACCTCAGAGCTTATCGAATATTAAAAGCCCTTTAGATAGCTTCTAG
- a CDS encoding 4Fe-4S binding protein: MGNFDRSMSLAGEPPKALNTSQKLAVVTGMTGMGILILQLFNLNLGNSALWLSISILAIFAGIIWFSQAAYAHKQKGIKNDGVWFKSISSRGVLAWMAGIALTGFYIVLYFYPEYLGLVKDGDNMGLIALFDPLSKALSGNPASQWFVYGTLYTVAILAFGAKFLWKYRHNKYEQLRTVSVMFFQTAFAFFIPEIMARLNGDLPYYDLKNMWPLNYYNFERYRINGFIDSGSVGMTMLFFGIISIFVISPFLTYKYGKRWYCSWVCGCGGLAETAGDSFRHLSDKSKFAWKVERWVVHSVVVFVTLMTTAVIYSYLGNDTSKYWLTKTMFISGVAIILTAVFAWVMIYKREELEKDAKYGAIGYFTIIAVLLGMHFFSGNGSIFIFKAETLRTTYSFLIGSIFSGVIGTGFYPIFGNRVWCRFGCPMAAILGFQQRLFSKFRITTNGGQCISCGNCSTYCEMGIDVRAYAQKGANIVRSSCVGCGICSAVCPRGVLKLENGPEKGRINSKDILLGNDVDLMDLVNNK; this comes from the coding sequence ATGGGTAATTTTGACAGAAGTATGTCACTAGCGGGCGAGCCGCCTAAAGCTTTAAATACGAGCCAAAAATTGGCAGTAGTAACAGGAATGACCGGTATGGGCATTCTCATATTACAATTGTTCAATTTAAATTTGGGTAATAGCGCATTATGGCTATCAATTTCCATTCTAGCCATTTTTGCAGGGATTATCTGGTTTTCGCAAGCCGCATATGCACATAAGCAAAAAGGAATCAAGAATGACGGCGTATGGTTTAAATCTATTTCCAGTCGAGGAGTTCTTGCCTGGATGGCAGGTATTGCCTTAACAGGGTTCTACATTGTGCTCTATTTTTATCCTGAGTATCTGGGCTTGGTAAAAGATGGAGACAACATGGGTTTAATAGCATTGTTCGATCCCTTGAGCAAAGCCCTAAGCGGCAACCCTGCCAGCCAATGGTTTGTTTACGGAACTTTGTACACCGTTGCCATTTTGGCTTTCGGAGCAAAATTTCTTTGGAAATACCGCCACAATAAATACGAACAATTAAGAACTGTCAGTGTTATGTTCTTTCAGACTGCATTCGCTTTTTTTATTCCAGAAATTATGGCGCGTTTAAATGGTGATTTACCGTACTATGACCTTAAGAATATGTGGCCTTTAAACTATTACAACTTTGAGCGCTATCGTATTAATGGCTTTATAGATTCTGGCAGTGTGGGTATGACCATGTTGTTCTTCGGAATCATTTCTATTTTCGTCATATCACCCTTTCTAACTTATAAATATGGCAAGCGATGGTATTGCTCTTGGGTCTGTGGTTGTGGCGGATTGGCTGAAACTGCCGGAGATTCATTTCGCCATTTAAGTGATAAATCTAAATTCGCCTGGAAAGTTGAGCGTTGGGTAGTACATAGCGTAGTGGTATTTGTTACGCTGATGACCACGGCAGTTATTTACTCTTATTTGGGTAACGACACCAGCAAATATTGGCTTACAAAAACCATGTTCATTTCTGGCGTTGCGATTATTTTAACCGCTGTATTTGCTTGGGTAATGATCTACAAAAGAGAAGAATTAGAAAAAGATGCCAAGTATGGTGCTATTGGGTATTTTACTATTATCGCCGTATTACTAGGAATGCACTTTTTTAGTGGCAACGGAAGTATATTTATTTTTAAGGCAGAAACTTTACGCACTACCTATAGCTTTTTAATCGGTAGTATTTTCTCTGGAGTTATCGGAACAGGATTTTACCCCATTTTTGGAAACCGTGTTTGGTGTAGGTTTGGTTGTCCAATGGCAGCAATTTTAGGCTTTCAACAACGCTTGTTCTCTAAATTTAGGATTACGACCAATGGTGGTCAATGTATCTCTTGTGGTAACTGCTCCACCTATTGTGAAATGGGTATCGATGTACGTGCCTATGCCCAAAAAGGTGCCAATATTGTACGTTCTAGTTGTGTAGGCTGTGGTATTTGTTCTGCGGTTTGCCCAAGAGGTGTTCTTAAATTAGAAAACGGACCAGAAAAAGGACGTATAAATTCTAAAGACATTTTATTAGGTAACGATGTTGATTTAATGGATTTAGTGAACAACAAATAG